One genomic window of Marinobacter adhaerens HP15 includes the following:
- a CDS encoding ABC transporter permease: protein MNSLRRIRAIFGKELIQLRRDRMTFGMIVMIPLLQLLLFGYAINTNIRHIPVGIVDFSQSGLSREIVQIVKATQVVEIRSYFESVEKAQAAIASAEVRAVLIIPEDVDNRLARHQSLGFGSPPATDEETSQPIAQWIADGSDTIIASAIKSLRGMPLAELLDRPVNRVTPTFEVTLLYNPEQRTVVNIVPGLVAIILTMTMIMFTSAAIVRERERGNMEMLISTPVRPIELMIGKIIPYIFIGVIQVSIILGLGRVLFHVPVEGGLAQLAGVTFLFITASLTLGLVISTIARNQLQSMQMTVFVLMPSILLSGFVFPYEGMPVAAQYIAEALPATHFMHLVRGVVLRDVEVTNMASDVYWLALFTLGGLLVASLRFKKRLE from the coding sequence ATGAACAGCCTCCGACGCATCCGAGCCATTTTTGGCAAGGAGTTGATTCAGCTCCGGCGGGACCGGATGACGTTCGGCATGATCGTTATGATTCCGCTGCTCCAGCTGTTGCTATTCGGCTATGCCATCAATACGAACATCCGCCATATCCCGGTAGGCATTGTCGATTTCAGCCAGAGCGGCCTGAGTCGGGAGATCGTGCAGATTGTGAAAGCCACGCAAGTGGTTGAGATCAGATCCTACTTTGAGAGCGTAGAGAAAGCGCAGGCGGCCATTGCCAGTGCTGAAGTCAGGGCCGTCCTCATCATCCCTGAAGATGTTGATAACCGCTTGGCGCGGCACCAATCATTGGGCTTTGGTTCGCCCCCTGCCACCGATGAAGAAACCAGCCAACCCATCGCCCAATGGATTGCCGATGGCTCCGATACGATCATTGCCTCTGCCATCAAGAGTCTGCGTGGCATGCCGCTGGCCGAATTGCTGGACCGTCCTGTCAATCGCGTTACACCCACCTTTGAAGTGACGCTGCTCTATAACCCCGAGCAACGCACAGTCGTCAATATTGTGCCGGGTCTGGTCGCGATCATTCTGACCATGACCATGATCATGTTTACCTCTGCCGCAATCGTCCGCGAGCGGGAGAGGGGCAACATGGAAATGTTGATATCGACGCCGGTGCGACCGATTGAACTGATGATCGGGAAGATCATTCCGTACATTTTTATTGGCGTGATTCAGGTCAGCATCATCCTGGGGCTGGGCCGGGTGTTGTTCCATGTTCCGGTAGAAGGCGGGTTGGCCCAGCTCGCAGGCGTCACCTTCCTGTTCATCACCGCAAGCCTGACGCTTGGGCTGGTCATTTCAACGATTGCCCGGAACCAGCTACAGTCAATGCAGATGACGGTGTTTGTTCTGATGCCCTCGATTCTGTTGTCGGGGTTCGTATTTCCCTATGAGGGCATGCCTGTCGCAGCCCAGTATATTGCAGAGGCACTGCCCGCGACGCATTTCATGCACCTGGTTCGCGGAGTGGTTCTGAGGGACGTTGAGGTAACGAATATGGCGTCGGATGTCTACTGGCTGGCGCTGTTCACCCTTGGCGGCCTGCTCGTTGCGTCACTCAGGTTCAAGAAGCGTCTCGAATAG
- a CDS encoding Lon protease family protein, with product MSLPAPLTENQVYHGCPEDKLDFQTTEDLQDLERPYGQDRVLRALEFGAGIQADGFNLFVLGPSGAGKHELVERFLCLHAASQPVPPDWCHVYNFQFSERPRAIRLPAGEGRQFKKHMNELAEELRTAIPAAFESEEYQARLQELQEEMAKRQHQGLFDIQEEASRNNIAMITTPAGFTFAPMRKGEVIDPEEYKNFSDEEKALVESKVEELQKKLQQTIQQIPRMRKEVRERVHALNEEMVQLTLGGPIGELREKWSHLQDIVEYLDAVREDVVEHAEAFQDTDNGPPAGLLARYKVNLLVDNAETAGAPVIYEDLPNHQHLAGQIEHRARQGNLYTDFTLIRGGSMHRASGGYLIIDARRVLTQPMAWESLKRILSSGEVRIESLERLYGLVSTVSLQPEPIPVSVKVVLLGDRMLYYLLSRYDPDFLDLFKVEADFEDDLDRNEECYELYARMIATMARGLKMRPLERSAVARLIEHASRLAADQRKLTAHDRVLRDILSEADHWAGQAGADTVEASHLQQAIDEREYRASRVRERSREQISRGVVMIATTGDEVAQVNGLSVLRLGASMFGQPTRITATARPGKGQVVDIEREAKLGGPIHSKAVMILSRFLASRYAGDGELSLSASLAFEQSYGGVEGDSASVAETCVLLSAISRVPIKQAFAVTGSMNQHGEVQAVGGVNEKIEGFFDVCKEAGDVRGQGVLLPASNVEHLMLRADVRQAIAEDRFRIYPISSINEAIELLTGLEPGEPDSNGEFPENSFNHRVAERLEKFAEASKKRDENGEANSSGGKDRD from the coding sequence ATGTCACTACCCGCGCCATTGACCGAAAACCAGGTCTATCACGGTTGCCCGGAAGACAAGCTGGATTTCCAGACCACCGAAGACCTGCAGGACCTCGAGCGTCCGTATGGTCAGGACCGGGTACTGCGGGCGCTGGAATTTGGTGCCGGTATTCAGGCAGACGGTTTCAATCTCTTTGTTCTCGGACCCTCCGGTGCCGGCAAGCACGAGCTGGTCGAACGCTTTCTTTGCCTGCATGCGGCAAGCCAGCCGGTCCCGCCGGATTGGTGCCATGTCTACAACTTCCAGTTTTCAGAGCGGCCACGCGCCATTCGACTGCCGGCCGGTGAAGGGCGGCAATTCAAGAAACACATGAATGAACTGGCAGAGGAGCTCCGAACAGCAATCCCTGCTGCCTTCGAAAGCGAGGAATACCAGGCCAGGTTGCAGGAACTCCAGGAAGAAATGGCCAAGCGTCAGCATCAGGGCCTGTTTGATATCCAGGAAGAGGCGAGCCGGAACAACATTGCCATGATCACCACGCCGGCCGGCTTTACCTTTGCCCCGATGCGCAAGGGCGAGGTGATCGACCCGGAGGAATACAAGAACTTCTCGGACGAGGAGAAAGCGCTGGTCGAATCCAAGGTTGAGGAGCTTCAGAAAAAGCTTCAGCAAACCATCCAGCAGATACCCAGGATGCGGAAGGAGGTCAGGGAAAGAGTCCATGCCCTGAATGAAGAAATGGTGCAGCTGACCCTGGGCGGTCCGATTGGGGAGTTGAGGGAAAAATGGTCCCACCTGCAGGATATCGTCGAGTACCTGGATGCCGTTCGCGAGGATGTGGTTGAGCACGCCGAGGCCTTTCAGGATACCGATAACGGGCCTCCGGCGGGCCTGTTGGCAAGGTACAAGGTCAATTTGCTGGTCGATAATGCCGAGACGGCCGGCGCGCCCGTTATCTACGAGGACCTGCCCAACCATCAGCATCTTGCGGGGCAGATTGAACATCGGGCCCGGCAGGGTAATCTCTATACCGATTTCACGCTGATTCGTGGCGGTTCCATGCACCGGGCCAGTGGCGGCTATCTGATCATTGATGCGCGCAGGGTACTGACACAGCCGATGGCGTGGGAAAGCCTGAAGCGGATCCTGTCCTCCGGTGAGGTTCGAATCGAGTCACTGGAGCGGCTTTACGGGTTGGTGAGTACCGTCAGCCTGCAGCCGGAGCCCATTCCGGTGTCGGTCAAGGTGGTTCTGCTCGGGGACCGGATGCTCTATTACCTGCTGTCCCGCTATGATCCGGACTTTCTGGACCTGTTCAAAGTAGAAGCGGATTTCGAGGACGACCTGGACCGCAATGAAGAATGCTATGAACTCTACGCGCGCATGATCGCCACCATGGCCCGGGGCCTGAAAATGCGACCGCTGGAGCGAAGCGCCGTGGCCCGGCTGATTGAACATGCCAGCCGGCTGGCAGCAGACCAGCGCAAACTGACCGCCCACGACCGGGTGCTGCGCGATATTCTGAGCGAGGCAGACCACTGGGCGGGACAGGCCGGGGCCGATACGGTTGAAGCCAGCCATCTCCAGCAGGCAATTGATGAACGGGAATACCGGGCCAGCCGGGTCCGGGAACGAAGCCGTGAGCAAATCAGCCGGGGTGTGGTGATGATAGCCACTACTGGCGATGAGGTAGCTCAGGTAAATGGTCTTTCGGTGCTCAGGCTTGGGGCGTCGATGTTCGGGCAGCCTACCCGGATTACCGCCACGGCCCGTCCCGGTAAAGGGCAGGTGGTGGATATCGAGCGTGAGGCCAAACTCGGCGGCCCCATTCACAGCAAGGCCGTGATGATTCTTTCCCGCTTCCTGGCGAGCCGGTACGCTGGCGACGGCGAACTGTCCCTGTCCGCGAGTCTCGCCTTCGAGCAATCCTACGGTGGTGTTGAGGGCGATTCCGCGTCGGTAGCGGAAACCTGCGTGCTGCTTTCAGCCATTTCCCGGGTGCCAATCAAGCAGGCCTTCGCGGTCACGGGGTCGATGAACCAGCATGGTGAAGTTCAGGCCGTGGGCGGAGTGAACGAGAAGATTGAGGGCTTTTTCGATGTCTGCAAAGAGGCCGGCGACGTTCGCGGGCAGGGCGTTTTGCTGCCTGCAAGCAATGTTGAGCACCTCATGCTGAGAGCCGATGTGAGGCAGGCGATCGCTGAAGACCGGTTCCGGATCTATCCGATTTCAAGCATCAATGAGGCAATTGAGCTGCTAACCGGTCTTGAGCCCGGAGAACCGGATAGTAATGGCGAGTTCCCCGAGAACAGCTTCAATCACCGGGTTGCCGAACGCCTGGAGAAGTTCGCGGAGGCCAGCAAGAAACGGGACGAGAACGGAGAAGCGAACAGCAGCGGAGGCAAGGATCGTGACTGA
- a CDS encoding universal stress protein: protein MTDRPADQADPGTTTGRVLVLLDGSRMSYAALQAAVGIAANTGADVLGVFVEELNQLRSAGYGFAREVGGSSGISRPLAAGDVEQRMQRLASEARRALAGAVASYGGRQSLSVARGHVIDEVLALAGPQDLLVLGRVGWSSEPGARLGSTAKGLVRRSRGRVLLWCESRAEPLGRVVVFLNDHHGANGRAVQATAEVVRHSHRPVTLLLGADSTVSADDLKGVAQDLGIQESELRVRSLPSTDPAVVAGILRQERAVELVLSRECTLLQEPGAERLLVALNLPVTVTP, encoded by the coding sequence GTGACTGATAGGCCAGCAGACCAGGCTGATCCCGGCACCACAACCGGTCGTGTACTGGTACTTCTCGATGGTTCCAGGATGAGTTACGCCGCCTTGCAGGCTGCGGTCGGGATTGCCGCGAATACCGGTGCCGATGTGCTCGGTGTGTTTGTTGAGGAGCTGAATCAGCTGCGAAGCGCCGGCTATGGTTTTGCCCGCGAAGTGGGCGGTTCGTCCGGTATCAGCCGCCCCCTGGCTGCTGGCGACGTTGAACAGCGAATGCAAAGGTTGGCGAGCGAGGCCCGCCGTGCTCTTGCCGGTGCCGTCGCGTCATACGGTGGCAGGCAATCCTTGAGTGTCGCCCGGGGCCATGTGATTGATGAGGTGCTGGCGCTCGCCGGCCCTCAGGATCTTCTGGTGCTGGGCCGCGTTGGTTGGTCCTCCGAGCCCGGTGCGCGCTTGGGCTCGACGGCAAAAGGGCTGGTTCGTCGTTCCCGGGGAAGGGTCTTGCTCTGGTGTGAAAGTCGGGCCGAACCTTTGGGCAGGGTTGTGGTGTTTCTCAATGACCATCATGGCGCTAACGGCCGAGCTGTCCAGGCAACCGCTGAGGTGGTTCGTCATTCCCACCGGCCCGTGACACTACTGTTGGGCGCTGACTCGACGGTCTCAGCCGACGATCTTAAAGGCGTCGCGCAGGACCTGGGTATTCAGGAATCGGAGCTTCGTGTAAGGTCTCTGCCATCAACGGATCCGGCTGTTGTGGCCGGAATTCTACGACAGGAAAGGGCGGTAGAGCTGGTGCTAAGCCGAGAATGCACACTGCTCCAGGAGCCCGGCGCAGAGCGATTGTTGGTGGCCCTGAACCTTCCCGTCACGGTCACGCCCTGA
- a CDS encoding ZIP family metal transporter, with protein sequence MFIDVLSIVGLTVLAGACIPLGGLLASFERIRPNWLEQEFRHFVIALGGGILLGAIAVVFIPEGRSSMGGSLLAIPAILAGGLIFFLIERVLGLKRRESPQLLGVMLDFIPEAAALGGLAVVNTEIALLMALLIALQNLPEGFNAYRELLYLKGHSSRKTLVFMSSLVITGPVAGLFGYFFLSERPVLLGSLMLMASGGILYLIFQDIAPQSRLDRHWGPPLGAVLGFCITLFSHDLVI encoded by the coding sequence ATGTTTATAGATGTTCTCTCCATTGTTGGACTGACCGTCCTTGCCGGCGCCTGCATTCCACTGGGCGGACTGCTCGCCAGCTTTGAACGGATCCGACCCAATTGGCTGGAGCAGGAGTTTCGCCATTTCGTGATCGCGCTCGGTGGCGGCATCCTGCTTGGCGCGATCGCTGTGGTTTTTATTCCGGAAGGCCGATCCAGCATGGGAGGATCCCTTCTTGCGATTCCGGCTATTCTTGCGGGCGGGCTCATATTCTTCCTGATAGAGCGGGTTCTCGGTTTGAAACGCCGTGAATCTCCGCAGCTCCTGGGTGTGATGCTGGATTTTATTCCGGAAGCTGCCGCGCTGGGCGGGCTCGCCGTGGTGAACACCGAGATTGCGCTGCTCATGGCGTTACTCATTGCCTTGCAGAACTTGCCGGAAGGGTTCAACGCCTATCGGGAGTTGCTTTACCTGAAAGGCCACAGCTCCCGAAAGACGCTGGTCTTTATGAGTAGCCTGGTGATCACAGGTCCGGTGGCCGGCCTGTTTGGCTATTTCTTCTTGTCGGAGCGCCCCGTATTACTGGGCTCACTGATGCTGATGGCTTCCGGGGGTATTCTGTACCTGATTTTCCAGGACATCGCTCCTCAGTCGAGGCTTGACCGGCATTGGGGGCCACCTCTGGGAGCGGTCCTTGGGTTCTGTATTACCCTGTTCAGTCATGACCTGGTGATCTAG
- the ftsH gene encoding ATP-dependent zinc metalloprotease FtsH, with product MTAPSGPDNQQQKPDQNQQPVIQNQYAFLWLSAAIFLMVLWLQDGGQPRLQDLAYSEFKTAVVNNQVAEVTLKEEAITGLFTDSGAADFSSDSPPHTSTPGFHTIRPPMEDPSLLNLLEEHSVTIRATPSGLPWWQEMIRGFLPWILLLALMFWFWGAAQKRMTQGGGPFDFSRSKARRAHKETSTATLDDVAGIESAKREIAEIIDFLKSPEKYRALGAVMPKGVLLVGPPGTGKTLLARAIAGEAEVPFYSISASEFIEMFVGVGAARVRDMFKEARKDAPALIFIDELDAIGRSRGAGLGGGHDEREQTLNQILTEMDGFEAHENVLVLAATNRPDVLDSALLRPGRFDRKITLDRPHKEARAAILAVHVRKVPLANDVDLDQLAARTIGFSGADLKNLVNEAALTAARESLHEVNAHCFDLARDRIILGEERDTKLNPQEREAVAYHECGHAIMAYYMPNADPLTKLTIIPHGMAMGVTEQTPREDHYTYTESYLKDRIKVMLGGRCSEKLIYGEVSTGAQNDLKEATALIRKMIGQWGMSEKIGPLGLNIGEEHVFLGREMGMPREFSEKMAEMIDEEIQSQLLALEKATLDFLTEHRNQLDALAKAVLKQETLSAEDVEEILRKEDARKIA from the coding sequence ATGACAGCACCGAGCGGGCCAGACAACCAGCAACAGAAACCGGATCAGAACCAACAACCGGTCATTCAGAACCAGTATGCGTTCCTTTGGCTGAGCGCTGCCATCTTCCTGATGGTGCTCTGGCTGCAGGATGGCGGACAACCGCGGCTTCAGGACCTCGCCTACTCGGAATTCAAGACGGCTGTTGTGAACAATCAGGTGGCAGAAGTCACGTTGAAAGAAGAAGCCATTACCGGCTTGTTCACCGACAGCGGTGCAGCCGATTTCAGCTCTGACAGCCCACCCCACACCAGCACGCCCGGTTTCCATACCATCCGCCCGCCCATGGAAGACCCGTCGCTGCTCAACCTTCTTGAAGAGCACAGTGTCACCATTCGGGCCACGCCATCAGGTCTGCCCTGGTGGCAGGAAATGATTCGCGGCTTCCTGCCCTGGATCCTGCTGCTGGCGCTGATGTTCTGGTTCTGGGGTGCGGCGCAGAAACGCATGACACAGGGTGGCGGCCCGTTTGATTTTAGCCGCTCCAAGGCACGGCGGGCCCACAAGGAAACCTCTACCGCCACCCTGGATGACGTGGCCGGCATTGAATCCGCCAAGCGGGAAATTGCCGAGATCATCGATTTCCTGAAATCTCCCGAAAAATACCGGGCACTGGGTGCCGTCATGCCCAAGGGCGTGCTTCTGGTCGGCCCGCCGGGCACCGGCAAGACACTACTGGCCCGGGCCATCGCCGGCGAAGCCGAAGTGCCCTTCTACAGCATCAGCGCCTCGGAATTCATCGAGATGTTCGTGGGTGTCGGCGCCGCGCGGGTTCGGGACATGTTCAAGGAAGCCCGGAAAGACGCGCCGGCGCTGATTTTCATCGACGAACTGGATGCCATTGGCCGATCACGTGGTGCGGGCCTGGGTGGTGGCCATGATGAACGAGAGCAGACACTGAACCAGATCCTCACGGAAATGGACGGTTTCGAGGCTCACGAAAATGTTCTGGTACTGGCTGCCACCAACCGGCCGGACGTACTCGACAGTGCCCTGCTCCGCCCGGGCCGTTTTGACCGCAAGATCACTCTCGACCGCCCCCACAAGGAGGCCCGCGCGGCGATCCTGGCCGTTCACGTGCGAAAGGTCCCCCTGGCGAATGATGTCGACCTGGATCAACTGGCCGCACGCACCATCGGCTTTTCCGGGGCGGATCTCAAGAACCTCGTAAATGAAGCGGCGCTCACCGCAGCCCGCGAAAGCCTGCATGAGGTGAATGCCCATTGCTTTGATCTGGCCCGGGACAGAATTATTCTCGGTGAAGAACGGGATACCAAGCTGAACCCGCAGGAGCGTGAGGCCGTTGCCTACCACGAGTGTGGCCACGCCATCATGGCCTACTATATGCCGAACGCGGACCCGCTTACCAAGTTGACCATCATTCCTCACGGCATGGCCATGGGAGTGACGGAACAAACCCCCCGGGAAGATCACTACACCTACACCGAAAGCTACCTGAAGGATCGCATCAAGGTGATGCTTGGCGGTCGCTGCTCGGAAAAGCTGATCTACGGAGAAGTCAGTACCGGCGCCCAGAACGACCTCAAGGAGGCCACCGCGCTGATACGCAAGATGATCGGCCAGTGGGGCATGAGCGAAAAGATCGGCCCGCTGGGCCTGAACATCGGCGAGGAACATGTTTTCCTGGGCCGGGAGATGGGCATGCCGAGGGAGTTCAGCGAAAAGATGGCTGAAATGATTGACGAGGAAATCCAGTCCCAGCTCCTGGCCCTCGAGAAGGCAACCCTCGACTTCCTGACCGAGCACCGAAACCAGTTGGACGCATTGGCCAAAGCCGTGCTGAAACAGGAAACGCTGTCAGCAGAGGACGTCGAGGAAATCCTGCGCAAGGAAGATGCACGGAAGATTGCCTGA
- a CDS encoding thiamine-binding protein — protein MYLSVQLSCYPLKEEYKQPIKDLIARLEQTGLEVYPGRMSTEIFGDYDEVMGVLSDTMKWSFETYGKSVFVAKIMEGDRRPK, from the coding sequence ATGTATCTTTCTGTACAACTGAGCTGCTATCCCCTGAAAGAGGAGTACAAGCAGCCAATCAAAGACCTGATCGCGCGCCTGGAGCAGACCGGACTGGAAGTCTACCCGGGGCGAATGAGCACCGAGATTTTCGGCGACTATGATGAGGTTATGGGCGTGCTCTCGGACACCATGAAATGGTCGTTCGAGACCTACGGCAAATCTGTCTTCGTGGCGAAGATCATGGAGGGCGACCGGAGACCGAAATGA